Below is a genomic region from Gemmobacter sp. 24YEA27.
GGCGCGACAGGACCAGGGGCATCACATTCGGCCCGATCACCACCGCGTTCGAGGCATTGCCAAGCCCGAAAGCCAGCGGCCTTACGATCAGGTAAAAGCCAAGAAAGCCCAGCAAAAGCCAGGCATGGGTGCTGAAAAAGGCCTCTGGCCCGGACGTGACCGCGGCATCGATCACCTGGCCGAGGATCATCGCGCTGACCACCTCGGTCACGCCGGTCAGCGCCGAGATCACACCCGCGACCACCATCCAGGGCCAGGCGCCGCGCAGGCACCAGCGCATGAAGGCGCCGAGCTGCTGCGGCGGCGGCCCATCCGCCGGGCGGAACGCGTCGATCCTTGCGCCGAGCCAGGCGAAAACGCTCATTGCGGCTGATCCTCAGACTGGGCTTCAAGACCGATAAAGCCGCCTGACTGGCGCGCCCAGAACCGGGCATAAAGCCCGTTCCGCGCCAGCAATTCGGCATGGCTGCCCTGTTCGGCCACGCGGCCATCATCCAGGACGACAATGCGGTCCATCTCGGCAATGGTGGAAAGCCGGTGCGCAATCGCGATCACGGTTTTCCCCTGCATCACGCCGTAAAGCGCGGCCTGGATCGCGGCTTCCGCCTCGCTGTCCAGCGCCGAAGTGGCCTCGTCGAGGATCAGGATCGGGGCGTCTTTCAGGATCACCCGCGCCAGGGCCACCCGCTGCCGCTGACCGCCCGAAAGCTTCACGCCACGCTCGCCGACATGGGCGTCATAGCCACGGCGCCCTGCAGGGTCTTCCAGCGTCAGGATGAACTCATGTGCATCGGCGCGTCTGGCGGCTGCGATCATCTCGTCTTCCGTCGCATCCGGCCGGCCATAAAGGATATTGTCGCGCACCGAACGGTGCATCAGCGAGCTGTCCTGCTGCACCATGCCGATCAGCCGGCGCAAGGAATCCTGGGTGACTTTCGTCACATCCTGGCCGTCGATCAGCACCTGGCCGCCTTCGGGGTCGTAGAACCTGAGGATCAGCTTCACCAGCGAGGATTTCCCCGCACCCGACCGCCCGACCACACCGATTTTCTCGCCCGGACGGATCACCAGGTCGATGCCCTGGATGCCGCCCGCCTCACGCCCGTAATGGTGGCGCAGACCTTTCAGCTCGATCAGCCCCTCGCGATAATCCAGCGGATTCGCGCCGGTCGCATCGGTCAGCTGAATGGGCTGGGTGATGGTCTGCATCCCCTCCTGCACCACGCCGAGAGCCTGAACGAGGCCGGAAAACGCCCACATGATCCAGAAGGTCATATTGTTCAGCCGCAGAACCAGCGCCGAAGCGGCGGCGACGGTTCCGGTCGAGGCATGACCCTGAACCCAGAGCCAGACTGCCCAGCCGATGATCGCGATGATCAGGAACCCGTTCAGAAGCGTCAGCGCGAGATCCATCCTGGTGATGATCCGCATTTCCTTCTGGAAGGTGGCACGGGCGTTTTCGATCGCCTCTTTCGCATAGAGGATTTCGCGGTCGTGATGGGCAAAGAGCTTGACGGAATGGATGTTGGAATAGGCATCGACCACCCGCGCGGTCACGGCGGAACGCGCATCCGAGCTTGCCATCGCGGCCGGGCCGGCGCGGCGGATCGTCCAGCGGACCAGCGCCATGTAAAGCGCGAACCACAGGACCAGCGGCACCAGAAGGCGCGGGTCGGCCTCGGCCAGCATAAGCCCGGCGCCGACCACCGTGACGGCGGCAAAGGCCACCGCGTCAAAGGTCTGGAACACCGCGTCACCTGCGGCGGGCGGTGTTTGCATGATGCGGTTGGCGATGCGGCCGGCAAAGTCGCTCTCGAACCAGCCGACCGGCTGGCGCAGGACATGGCGATGGGCGCGCCAGCGGATCATGGTGCCGAAATTCGGCAGGATCGTGTTGTGCAGAAGCGCCACGCTGCCGACCTGGATCATCGGGCGTATCACCAGGACCGCCAGCGCGATCAGCGCCACTTCCAGCCCGTGTGCGGCAAAAAAGGCGGCGGGGCCCGACGTCACCATTAGGTCAATCAGCCGCCCGAGATACCAGATCATCGCCACTTCAATGAAGGCCGAGGCCACCGACAGGGTGCCGGTGACCGCAAAGACCTTGCGGAAGGGGCGGATATAGTCCCTCAGCCAGGGCCAGAGCCTGCGCGGCGGGGTATCCGTTTCGGAATAGGCGGTATATGGGTCGACGAGACCCTCGAAAAAGCGAAACAT
It encodes:
- a CDS encoding ABC transporter ATP-binding protein, translated to MFRFFEGLVDPYTAYSETDTPPRRLWPWLRDYIRPFRKVFAVTGTLSVASAFIEVAMIWYLGRLIDLMVTSGPAAFFAAHGLEVALIALAVLVIRPMIQVGSVALLHNTILPNFGTMIRWRAHRHVLRQPVGWFESDFAGRIANRIMQTPPAAGDAVFQTFDAVAFAAVTVVGAGLMLAEADPRLLVPLVLWFALYMALVRWTIRRAGPAAMASSDARSAVTARVVDAYSNIHSVKLFAHHDREILYAKEAIENARATFQKEMRIITRMDLALTLLNGFLIIAIIGWAVWLWVQGHASTGTVAAASALVLRLNNMTFWIMWAFSGLVQALGVVQEGMQTITQPIQLTDATGANPLDYREGLIELKGLRHHYGREAGGIQGIDLVIRPGEKIGVVGRSGAGKSSLVKLILRFYDPEGGQVLIDGQDVTKVTQDSLRRLIGMVQQDSSLMHRSVRDNILYGRPDATEDEMIAAARRADAHEFILTLEDPAGRRGYDAHVGERGVKLSGGQRQRVALARVILKDAPILILDEATSALDSEAEAAIQAALYGVMQGKTVIAIAHRLSTIAEMDRIVVLDDGRVAEQGSHAELLARNGLYARFWARQSGGFIGLEAQSEDQPQ